The Sesamum indicum cultivar Zhongzhi No. 13 linkage group LG1, S_indicum_v1.0, whole genome shotgun sequence genome includes a window with the following:
- the LOC105166683 gene encoding actin-interacting protein 1-2, whose protein sequence is MPQLAETYACAPSTERGRGILISGDPKSNSILYCNGRSVIIRYLDRPLDVQVYGEHGYPATVARYSPNGEWIASGDVSGTVRIWGTHNDFVLKNEFRVLSGRIDDIQWSPDSQRIVASGDGKGKSLVRAFMWDSGSNVGDFDGHSRRALSCAFKPTRPFRIVTCGEDFLVNFYEGPPFKFKLSHRDHTNFVNCVRFSPDGNRFISVSSDKKGILYDAKTGDKIGELSSEDGHKGSIYAVSWSPDSMQVLTVSADKSAKLWEISEDNNGVVKKTLTCPGAGGVDDMLVGCLWQNDHIVTVSLGGTIYLYSASDLDKAPIEFSGHIKNVSSLIVLKSEPKFILSSSYDGVILKWIQGVGYSGKLERKVVSQIKCFAAVEEEIVSSGFDNKVWRFSLRGDQCGDGDCIDVGNQPKDVGLALLSPDLALVSIDTGVVLLRGTKVVSTIQLGFTVTACSVSPNGTEAIVGGEDGKLHVYSLTGDTLKEEAVLEKHRGAITVIRYSPDVSMIASADANREAVVWDCASREVKLKNMLFHTARINCLAWSPNSSMVATGSLDTCVIVYEVEKPAASRMTIKGAHLGGVYGLAFIDDDSVVSSGEDACIRLWKVTPQ, encoded by the exons ATGCCGCAGCTAGCAGAGACATACGCGTGCGCCCCATCCACGGAGCGGGGCCGCGGTATCCTAATATCCGGCGACCCTAAATCGAATTCAATCCTGTATTGCAACGGGCGATCCGTCATCATCAGGTATCTGGATCGGCCGCTGGACGTGCAGGTTTATGGAGAGCACGGGTACCCTGCGACGGTGGCGCGGTACTCGCCTAATGGAGAGTGGATCGCATCCGGTGACGTGTCAGGTACGGTGCGGATCTGGGGAACCCACAACGACTTCGTGCTAAAGAATGAGTTCCGGGTGCTGTCGGGTAGGATAGACGACATTCAGTGGTCTCCTGATTCGCAGCGCATTGTTGCCTCGGGTGACGGCAAGGGAAAGTCCTTAGTTCGCGCCTTTAT GTGGGACTCAGGAAGTAATGTTGGAGATTTTGATGGGCATTCAAGAAGGGCTTTAAGTTGTGCATTTAAGCCAACAAGACCATTCCGAATTGTAACATGTGGAGAGGACTTTTTGGTTAACTTTTATGAAGGGCCTCCTTTTAAGTTCAAGCTGTCTCACAG GGATCatacaaattttgtaaattgtgTTCGCTTTTCTCCAGATGGGAATAGATTTATTAGTGTAAGCTCTGACAAGAAGGGTATATTATATGATGCCAAAACTGGAGACAAGATTGGAGAGTTGTCTTCTGAGGATGGCCACAAGGGCAGCATTTATGCAGTTAGTTGGAGCCCTGATAGCATGCAG GTGCTAACAGTGTCTGCTGACAAGTCTGCCAAACTGTGGGAAATATCTGAAGATAATAATGGAGTGGTGAAGAAAACACTAACTTGTCCTGGTGCTGGTGGAGTAGATGACATGTTAGTTGGTTGTCTCTGGCAGAATGATCATATTGTCACTGTTTCTCTTGGTGGCACTATATATTTGTACTCTGCCAGTGATCTTGACAAAGCTCCAATTGAATTTTCTGGGCACATTAAAAATGTCAGCTCACTCATAGTGCTGAAAAGTGAGCCGAAATTTATATTATCCAGCAGTTACGATGGCGTGATTCTTAAGTGGATTCAAGGTGTTGGATACTCtggaaaattagaaagaaaggtggtttctcaaattaaatgttttgcagctgttgaagaagaaattgTGTCATCAGGATTTGACAATAAG GTTTGGAGATTTTCTCTACGTGGAGACCAGTGTGGGGATGGAGATTGCATTGATGTTGGCAATCAGCCAAAGGACGTGGGTCTTGCCCTTCTTTCTCCTGATCTAGCATTGGTTTCAATTGATACTGGTGTTGTTCTACTTCGTGGTACAAAAGTTGTTTCCACTATTCAACTAGGATTTACTGTGACAGCTTGTTCTGTTTCACCTAATGGAACTGAAGCTATTGTGGGTGGTGAGGACGGGAAATTGCATGTGTATTCTCTCACAGGTGATACTTTGAAAGAAGAAGCAGTACTTGAAAAACATCGAGGAGCTATCACTGTCATTCGCTATTCGCCGGATGTTTCCATGATTGCATCAGCAGATGCTAACCGAGAAGCTGTCGTCTGGGATTGTGCTTCCCGAgag GTAAAGCTTAAAAATATGCTATTTCATACTGCTCGGATAAACTGCTTAGCTTGGTCTCCTAACAGCAGCATGGTTGCCACTGGATCACTCGACACATGTGTTATCGTGTATGAAGTAGAAAAGCCAGCAGCAAGTCGCATGACTATCAAGGGAGCTCACTTGGGTGGAGTTTACGGATTGGCTTTTATTGATGACGACAGTGTGGTTAGTTCTGGCGAGGATGCTTGCATCCGTTTGTGGAAGGTAACACCGCAGTAA
- the LOC105166691 gene encoding beta-glucosidase 44-like: MSKSPLLFFLLCILCSAQCDEAESVDLGGLSRRSFPKDFVFGTAASAYQVEGMASKGGRGPSIWDTFIKQPGREPNNASGEVSVDQYHKYKEDIDLMAKLNFDAYRFSISWPRIFPNGTGKVNKKGVAYYNRLINYMLKKGITPYPNLNHYDLPQALQDRYNGWLGRQVVEDFADYAEFCFKTFGDRVKNWQTFNEPRVVAALGYDNGFFAPGRCSKAFGNCTEGNSATEPYIVAHNLILCHAAAVQRYREKYQEKQKGRIGILLDFVWYEPLTRSKADNYAAQRARDFHIGWFMHPLVYGEYPKTMQNIVGKRLPKFTKEEVKMVKGSFDFVGINQYTAYYMYDAKQTNSKDLGYQQDWQCGFAYDRHGVPIGPRAHSYWLYIVPWGLYKAVNYIKERYGNPTMILAENGMDQPGNLTIPKVLHDTVRINYYKSYLVELKKAIKDGANVVGYFQWTFVDNFEWRLGYTSRFGIVYVDFKTLKRYPKMSAYWFKRLQQRDKH; this comes from the exons ATGAGCAAATCTCCActcctcttctttcttctttgcaTTTTATGCTCAGCACAATGCGATGAGGCGGAGAGCGTCGACCTTGGAGGGCTGAGCAGACGCAGCTTTCCCAAGGATTTCGTGTTCGGGACGGCGGCGTCCGCCTATCAGGTGGAGGGCATGGCCAGTAAGGGCGGCCGGGGCCCCAGCATTTGGGATACTTTCATCAAGCAACCTG GACGTGAGCCGAACAATGCCTCTGGGGAAGTGTCAGTGGACCAGTACCATAAATATAAA GAGGACATTGATCTTATGGCGAAGCTGAACTTTGATGCGTACAGATTCTCAATTTCATGGCCTAGAATATTTCCAA ATGGAACTGGAAAGGTGAATAAGAAGGGAGTTGCCTATTATAATAGGTTGATCAACTACATGCTCAAAAAAG GTATAACACCTTATCCTAATCTCAATCACTATGATCTTCCTCAAGCTCTTCAGGATCGGTACAACGGGTGGCTGGGCCGTCAAGTGGT GGAAGATTTTGCAGATTATGCGGAGTTCTGTTTCAAGACGTTTGGTGACAGAGTGAAGAACTGGCAGACGTTTAATGAGCCGAGGGTGGTGGCTGCCCTTGGATACGACAACGGATTCTTTGCTCCCGGGAGGTGTTCTAAAGCGTTTGGAAATTGCACGGAGGGGAACTCTGCGACTGAGCCTTATATCGTTGCTCATAATCTGATTTTATGCCATGCGGCTGCTGTGCAGAGATATCGTGAGAAATATCAG GAAAAGCAGAAGGGGAGGATTGGCATTCTGTTGGATTTTGTTTGGTATGAGCCTCTTACAAGATCCAAAGCTGACAACTATGCTGCTCAAAGGGCAAGAGACTTTCATATTGGATG GTTTATGCATCCTCTGGTGTATGGAGAGTATCCAAAAACGATGCAGAACATCGTCGGGAAAAGGCTGCCAAAGTTCACGAAAGAAGAGGTCAAGATGGTGAAGGGATCCTTCGACTTTGTGGGCATAAATCAGTACACTGCATACTATATGTATGACGCTAAACAAACCAACTCAAAGGACTTAGGCTACCAACAAGATTGGCAGTGTGGATTTGCTT ATGATCGTCATGGAGTACCAATCGGGCCAAGG GCACACTCCTACTGGCTTTACATTGTGCCATGGGGTCTATACAAAGCTGTCAACTACATCAAAGAACGCTATGGAAATCCCACCATGATTTTGGCTGAGAATG GTATGGATCAACCCGGCAACCTCACAATCCCCAAGGTTTTGCACGACACGGTAAGGATCAACTACTACAAGAGCTACTTGGTAGAGCTAAAGAAGGCAATCAAAGATGGAGCAAACGTGGTAGGCTATTTTCAATGGACTTTTGTCGACAACTTTGAGTGGAGGTTAGGGTACACGTCCAGGTTTGGCATTGTCTACGTCGATTTCAAAACCCTCAAGAGGTACCCCAAGATGTCGGCTTACTGGTTCAAGCGGCTGCAACAGAGAGACAAGCATTAA
- the LOC105166700 gene encoding uncharacterized protein LOC105166700 isoform X1, producing the protein MPPLNEEFSDTDSDDGFSEDMEALKRACQLTEENHIDHQLAATEVAGVSASEEAESDEEGEDDLQLVRSIQKRFAVSMDMEEEPLTMKPLCTLPPDWSDNDDCEDDYETLRAIQRRFAAYNDGGLKDNLEDFVHRPVQVGATIIDSEKETSDSFPERTNAREGFLNCVDKNEPTGQKSEACDDAGRLHSDLLEWNGPGIDDVVGLPLKSSHFPKSAVAFVDAIKKNRSCQKLIRNKMMQMEARIEELKKLMELVKILRDFQVACKKRTGRALSQKKDARVQLISVPKLRANTKLNDQKIPAVSKGPPENLQVAHYKEALATFAVSVSRVKWSKEESENLVKGVRQQFQGMLLQRSVDLLSEADGSYDSSNVDSIMLSIKDIDITPDKIRQFLPKVNWEQLAAMYLPGRSGAECQARFLNFEDPLINHNPWTAMEDKNLLHIVQQKGLSNWIDIAASLRTNRTPCQCLARYQRSLNASILKREWTKDEDNQLRSAVEIFGESNWQLVASVMEGRTGTQCSNRWLKTLHPARQRVGKWTSEEDKRLKVAVTLFGPRTWKKVARCVPGRTQVQCRERWVNCLDPLLNMSKWTEEEDSKLEAAIAEHGYCWSKVAACIPHRTDNQCWRRWKVLFPNEVPLHEAARKIQKAALISNFVDRESEKPALGPSDFVLPEPHRLTGSENVDPARRKKRRSRWRKADELAEKDAPCGDICSEQSPRLTNGSEVDHAQGRSTRTKGRGTNSRSVKKVAGSSSYSDLSSCPHTDVKPESVDGAHAEHAICQGERATEPVSEQCGHSNPTEECLQPTPRCSNLPRITVAAELGGHDATQSMKVSKLHPRRRHGKTVGGVPETLAKQVGDATIPKTNKKMVKEKKKQNDATDDHASSFPDSASLMDIRKEMEAVGRIKARKSKRTEGGDCVSLDVDPSVDLAPAHLQTNTDVHGDGSLEVLGYKSSSCQVEVIPDQDVRSNTASAVSGNLHDSAIYSERTGELQHKENAIMVSEMEVDNDTLGSFLVKSGADGTKFSSAKVDKLLRKVKKTSQVHSNSRAANISVSNQLKRQRLKNGTETSVEAGSRNKDEARPNQVLEAEAGDDTTLANFYNRVKKRRTDAPQMQQPSC; encoded by the exons ATGCCTCCGTTAAACGAAGAATTCTCCGATACCGATTCCGACGACGGGTTCAGCGAAGATATGGAAGCGTTGAAGAGGGCTTGCCAATTAACCGAGGAAAATCATATCGACCACCAGCTTGCCGCCACTGAAGTTGCTGGTGTAAGTGCGTCGGAGGAGGCGGAGTCGGATGAAGAGGGAGAGGATGACCTTCAATTGGTGCGGAGTATTCAGAAACGGTTCGCGGTTTCTATGGATATGGAGGAGGAGCCTCTGACGATGAAGCCTTTGTGTACGTTGCCGCCTGACTGGTCTGATAACGATGATTGTGAGGATGATTATGAGACCCTCCGAGCTATTCAGCGGCGTTTTGCCGCTTACAATGACG GCGGCTTGAAAGACAACTTGGAGGACTTTGTGCATAGACCTGTGCAGGTGGGTGCTACTATCATAGATTCGGAAAAGGAAACTTCTGATAGCTTTCCTGAGAGAACTAATGCTCGAGAAGGGTTTCTCAATTgtgtagataaaaatgaacCTACTGGCCAGAAATCAGAAGCATGTGATGATGCTGGAAGACTGCATTCTGATTTATTAGAATGGAATGGGCCAGGAATTGATGATGTGGTTGGATTGCCACTCAAAAGCTCTCACTTCCCAAAGTCTGCTGTGGCATTTGTTGATGCTATCAAGAAGAACAGATCTTGCCAGAAACTGATAAGAAATAAGATGATGCAAATGGAAGCCAGGATTGAAGAACTCAAAAAGCTGATGGAACTTGTCAAAATCCTCAGAGACTTTCAGGTAGCTTGCAAAAAGAGGACTGGAAGAGCTCTGTCACAAAAAAAGGATGCTCGCGTACAGTTAATATCAGTGCCAAAACTAAGGGCAAACACGAAG CTCAATGACCAGAAGATCCCTGCTGTATCTAAGGGCCCTCCGGAGAATTTACAGGTTGCACATTACAAGGAGGCATTGGCAACATTTGCTGTCTCTGTTAGTCGAGTGAAGTGGTCAAAGGAAGAGAGTGAAAATCTTGTGAAGGGTGTCAGACAACAGTTTCAGGGAATGTTGCTTCAGCGATCTGTTGATCTACTCAG CGAGGCAGATGGATCCTACGATTCTAGTAATGTTGATAGCATCATGTTATCAATTAAAGATATTGACATAACACCTGACAAAATAAGACAATTCTTGCCTAAAGTCAATTGGGAGCAGCTGGCAGCTATGTATCTTCCTGGTCGTTCTGGTGCAGAATGTCAAGCAAG GTTTCTAAACTTTGAAGACCCATTAATCAATCATAATCCATGGACTGCAATGGAGGACAAGAATCTTTTGCACATTGTACAGCAGAAGGGACTAAGTAACTGGATAGATATTGCTGCATCACTGAGAACAAATAGGACCCCTTGTCAGTGCCTAGCACGCTATCAAAGGAGCCTTAATGCTTCAATACTCAAGAGAGAGTGGACCAAGGATGAAGATAACCAACTTCGGTCTGCTGTAGAAATTTTTGGTGAGAGTAATTGGCAACTTGTTGCTTCTGTGATGGAAGGAAGAACAGGTACCCAGTGCTCTAATAG ATGGTTGAAGACGCTTCATCCAGCCAGACAAAGGGTTGGAAAATGGACTTCAGAGGAAGACAAGCGCTTGAAAGTTGCTGTAACCCTTTTTGGCCCAAGGACATGGAAAAAAGTAGCTAGGTGTGTGCCTGGTCGGACACAGGTGCAGTGCAGAGAAAG ATGGGTCAATTGCTTAGATCCTCTGCTGAATATGTCCAAATGgactgaagaagaagattcaAAGTTGGAAGCAGCCATTGCAGAGCATGGATATTGCTGGTCCAAGGTTGCTGCATGTATTCCTCATCGTACTGATAATCAGTGTTGGAG GAGATGGAAGGTTTTGTTTCCAAACGAAGTTCCTCTACATGAAGCAGCTAGAAAGATACAAAAGGCTGCATTGATATCAAACTTTGTTGATAGGGAGTCTGAAAAACCTGCCCTTGGACCTAGTGATTTTGTATTGCCAGAACCACATCGTCTTACTGGATCTGAAAATGTTGATCCTGCtaggagaaaaaagagaagatcAAG GTGGAGGAAGGCAGATGAACTTGCTGAAAAAGATGCTCCTTGTGG TGATATTTGTTCAGAACAATCTCCAAGGTTAACAAATGGCAGTGAGGTGGACCATGCGCAAGGTAGATCTACGCGTACGAAAGGAAGGGGTACCAATTCACGTTCAGTGAAGAAAGTTGCTGGTTCTTCATCATACAGTGATTTATCATCTTGTCCACATACTGA CGTAAAACCAGAATCTGTAGATGGTGCCCATGCCGAGCATGCAATTTGCCAAGGAGAGAGGGCAACTGAACCAGTCTCAGAGCAATGCGGACATTCTAATCCAACAGAAGAATGTTTGCAACCAACTCCCAGATGTTCAAATTTGCCAAGGATAACTGTGGCTGCTGAGCTTGGTGGACATGATGCCACCCAAAGTATGAAGGTCTCTAAGCTGCATCCAAGGAGGAGACATGGTAAAACAGTTGGGGGAGTGCCAGAAACTCTGGCTAAACAAGTTGGGGATGCGACCATCCCAAAGACGAATAAGAAAATGGtaaaggagaagaagaaacaaaatgatGCAACAGATGATCATGCATCATCTTTCCCTGACTCAGCATCACTGATGGACATTAGGAAAGAGATGGAGGCTGTTGGCAGAATTAAAGCTAGGAAAAGTAAGAGGACAGAAGGAGGTGACTGTGTATCTTTGGATGTTGATCCGAGTGTTGATTTAGCTCCTGCGCACTTGCAAACCAATACGGATGTTCATGGGGATGGAAGTTTAGAAGTTCTAGGATATAAATCATCTTCATGCCAGGTGGAAGTTATCCCTGATCAGGATGTCAGGAGCAACACTGCCAGTGCAGTATCAGGGAATTTGCACGATTCTGCCATATATTCTGAAAGGACTGGTGAGCTGCAGCATAAGGAAAATGCCATAATGGTATCAGAAATGGAAGTGGATAACGACACACTTGGTTCATTCCTTGTTAAATCAGGAGCTGATggaacaaaattttcttcagCAAAGGTTGATAAGTTGCTGAGAAAGGTGAAGAAGACGTCTCAGGTACACAGCAATTCTAGAGCTGCCAATATCTCTGTCTCTAATCAGCTTAAAAGACAACGACTGAAAAATGGGACTGAGACATCAGTAGAAGCTGGATCTAGAAACAAGGATGAAGCTCGCCCAAATCAGGTGTTAGAAGCCGAGGCTGGGGATGACACAACACTTGCAAATTTCTACAACAGAGTAAAGAAGAGAAGAACTGATGCTCCCCAGATGCAGCAGCCATCCTGTTAG
- the LOC105166700 gene encoding myb-related protein B isoform X2 gives MMQMEARIEELKKLMELVKILRDFQVACKKRTGRALSQKKDARVQLISVPKLRANTKLNDQKIPAVSKGPPENLQVAHYKEALATFAVSVSRVKWSKEESENLVKGVRQQFQGMLLQRSVDLLSEADGSYDSSNVDSIMLSIKDIDITPDKIRQFLPKVNWEQLAAMYLPGRSGAECQARFLNFEDPLINHNPWTAMEDKNLLHIVQQKGLSNWIDIAASLRTNRTPCQCLARYQRSLNASILKREWTKDEDNQLRSAVEIFGESNWQLVASVMEGRTGTQCSNRWLKTLHPARQRVGKWTSEEDKRLKVAVTLFGPRTWKKVARCVPGRTQVQCRERWVNCLDPLLNMSKWTEEEDSKLEAAIAEHGYCWSKVAACIPHRTDNQCWRRWKVLFPNEVPLHEAARKIQKAALISNFVDRESEKPALGPSDFVLPEPHRLTGSENVDPARRKKRRSRWRKADELAEKDAPCGDICSEQSPRLTNGSEVDHAQGRSTRTKGRGTNSRSVKKVAGSSSYSDLSSCPHTDVKPESVDGAHAEHAICQGERATEPVSEQCGHSNPTEECLQPTPRCSNLPRITVAAELGGHDATQSMKVSKLHPRRRHGKTVGGVPETLAKQVGDATIPKTNKKMVKEKKKQNDATDDHASSFPDSASLMDIRKEMEAVGRIKARKSKRTEGGDCVSLDVDPSVDLAPAHLQTNTDVHGDGSLEVLGYKSSSCQVEVIPDQDVRSNTASAVSGNLHDSAIYSERTGELQHKENAIMVSEMEVDNDTLGSFLVKSGADGTKFSSAKVDKLLRKVKKTSQVHSNSRAANISVSNQLKRQRLKNGTETSVEAGSRNKDEARPNQVLEAEAGDDTTLANFYNRVKKRRTDAPQMQQPSC, from the exons ATGATGCAAATGGAAGCCAGGATTGAAGAACTCAAAAAGCTGATGGAACTTGTCAAAATCCTCAGAGACTTTCAGGTAGCTTGCAAAAAGAGGACTGGAAGAGCTCTGTCACAAAAAAAGGATGCTCGCGTACAGTTAATATCAGTGCCAAAACTAAGGGCAAACACGAAG CTCAATGACCAGAAGATCCCTGCTGTATCTAAGGGCCCTCCGGAGAATTTACAGGTTGCACATTACAAGGAGGCATTGGCAACATTTGCTGTCTCTGTTAGTCGAGTGAAGTGGTCAAAGGAAGAGAGTGAAAATCTTGTGAAGGGTGTCAGACAACAGTTTCAGGGAATGTTGCTTCAGCGATCTGTTGATCTACTCAG CGAGGCAGATGGATCCTACGATTCTAGTAATGTTGATAGCATCATGTTATCAATTAAAGATATTGACATAACACCTGACAAAATAAGACAATTCTTGCCTAAAGTCAATTGGGAGCAGCTGGCAGCTATGTATCTTCCTGGTCGTTCTGGTGCAGAATGTCAAGCAAG GTTTCTAAACTTTGAAGACCCATTAATCAATCATAATCCATGGACTGCAATGGAGGACAAGAATCTTTTGCACATTGTACAGCAGAAGGGACTAAGTAACTGGATAGATATTGCTGCATCACTGAGAACAAATAGGACCCCTTGTCAGTGCCTAGCACGCTATCAAAGGAGCCTTAATGCTTCAATACTCAAGAGAGAGTGGACCAAGGATGAAGATAACCAACTTCGGTCTGCTGTAGAAATTTTTGGTGAGAGTAATTGGCAACTTGTTGCTTCTGTGATGGAAGGAAGAACAGGTACCCAGTGCTCTAATAG ATGGTTGAAGACGCTTCATCCAGCCAGACAAAGGGTTGGAAAATGGACTTCAGAGGAAGACAAGCGCTTGAAAGTTGCTGTAACCCTTTTTGGCCCAAGGACATGGAAAAAAGTAGCTAGGTGTGTGCCTGGTCGGACACAGGTGCAGTGCAGAGAAAG ATGGGTCAATTGCTTAGATCCTCTGCTGAATATGTCCAAATGgactgaagaagaagattcaAAGTTGGAAGCAGCCATTGCAGAGCATGGATATTGCTGGTCCAAGGTTGCTGCATGTATTCCTCATCGTACTGATAATCAGTGTTGGAG GAGATGGAAGGTTTTGTTTCCAAACGAAGTTCCTCTACATGAAGCAGCTAGAAAGATACAAAAGGCTGCATTGATATCAAACTTTGTTGATAGGGAGTCTGAAAAACCTGCCCTTGGACCTAGTGATTTTGTATTGCCAGAACCACATCGTCTTACTGGATCTGAAAATGTTGATCCTGCtaggagaaaaaagagaagatcAAG GTGGAGGAAGGCAGATGAACTTGCTGAAAAAGATGCTCCTTGTGG TGATATTTGTTCAGAACAATCTCCAAGGTTAACAAATGGCAGTGAGGTGGACCATGCGCAAGGTAGATCTACGCGTACGAAAGGAAGGGGTACCAATTCACGTTCAGTGAAGAAAGTTGCTGGTTCTTCATCATACAGTGATTTATCATCTTGTCCACATACTGA CGTAAAACCAGAATCTGTAGATGGTGCCCATGCCGAGCATGCAATTTGCCAAGGAGAGAGGGCAACTGAACCAGTCTCAGAGCAATGCGGACATTCTAATCCAACAGAAGAATGTTTGCAACCAACTCCCAGATGTTCAAATTTGCCAAGGATAACTGTGGCTGCTGAGCTTGGTGGACATGATGCCACCCAAAGTATGAAGGTCTCTAAGCTGCATCCAAGGAGGAGACATGGTAAAACAGTTGGGGGAGTGCCAGAAACTCTGGCTAAACAAGTTGGGGATGCGACCATCCCAAAGACGAATAAGAAAATGGtaaaggagaagaagaaacaaaatgatGCAACAGATGATCATGCATCATCTTTCCCTGACTCAGCATCACTGATGGACATTAGGAAAGAGATGGAGGCTGTTGGCAGAATTAAAGCTAGGAAAAGTAAGAGGACAGAAGGAGGTGACTGTGTATCTTTGGATGTTGATCCGAGTGTTGATTTAGCTCCTGCGCACTTGCAAACCAATACGGATGTTCATGGGGATGGAAGTTTAGAAGTTCTAGGATATAAATCATCTTCATGCCAGGTGGAAGTTATCCCTGATCAGGATGTCAGGAGCAACACTGCCAGTGCAGTATCAGGGAATTTGCACGATTCTGCCATATATTCTGAAAGGACTGGTGAGCTGCAGCATAAGGAAAATGCCATAATGGTATCAGAAATGGAAGTGGATAACGACACACTTGGTTCATTCCTTGTTAAATCAGGAGCTGATggaacaaaattttcttcagCAAAGGTTGATAAGTTGCTGAGAAAGGTGAAGAAGACGTCTCAGGTACACAGCAATTCTAGAGCTGCCAATATCTCTGTCTCTAATCAGCTTAAAAGACAACGACTGAAAAATGGGACTGAGACATCAGTAGAAGCTGGATCTAGAAACAAGGATGAAGCTCGCCCAAATCAGGTGTTAGAAGCCGAGGCTGGGGATGACACAACACTTGCAAATTTCTACAACAGAGTAAAGAAGAGAAGAACTGATGCTCCCCAGATGCAGCAGCCATCCTGTTAG
- the LOC105166709 gene encoding LOW QUALITY PROTEIN: guanine nucleotide-binding protein subunit beta-like protein (The sequence of the model RefSeq protein was modified relative to this genomic sequence to represent the inferred CDS: inserted 1 base in 1 codon): MAQEQLVLRGTLRAHTDWVTAIATPIDNSDMIVTSSRDKSIILWALTKEDKTYGVARRRLNGHSHFVQDVVLSSDGQFALSGSWDGELRLWDLQTGVTARRFVGHTKDVLSVAFSVDNRQIVSASRDKTIKLWNTLGECKYTIQDQDAHSDWVSCVRFSPNTLQPTIVSGSWDRTVKIWNLTNCKLRSTLAGHSGYVNTVAVSPDGSLCASGGKDGVIXXXXDAGSIINALCFSPNRYWLCAATESSIKIWDLESKSVVVDLKVDLKQESELATEGTAPTSGKNKVIYCTSLNWSADGSTLFSGYTDGVVRVWGIGRY, from the exons ATGGCTCAAGAGCAACTAGTCCTCCGCGGCACCTTGCGTGCCCACACCGACTGGGTCACCGCCATCGCCACCCCCATTGACAACTCCGACATGATTGTCACCTCCTCCCGCGACAAATCCATCATCTTGTGGGCGCTCACCAAGGAGGACAAGACCTACGGTGTCGCCCGCCGCCGCTTGAATGGCCACTCCCATTTCGTTCAGGATGTTGTCCTCTCTTCCGACGGCCAGTTTGCTCTGTCCGGCTCCTGGGACGGGGAGCTCCGCCTCTGGGACTTACAGACCGGCGTTACAGCCCGCCGCTTCGTAGGCCACACTAAAGATGTCCTCTCCGTGGCTTTCTCCGTTGACAACCGTCAGATCGTGTCGGCGTCGCGAGACAAGACGATTAAGCTCTGGAACACTCTTGGAGAGTGTAAATACACTATTCAAGATCAAGACGCGCATTCTGATTGGGTGTCTTGCGTGAG GTTCTCGCCGAATACGCTGCAGCCTACCATTGTTTCAGGGTCATGGGATAGGACTGTGAAGATCTGGAACTTGACCAATTGTAAGTTGCGGTCCACATTGGCCGGCCATTCCGGGTACGTGAACACGGTGGCGGTGTCGCCTGATGGTTCGTTGTGCGCTAGTGGTGGGAAAGATGGGGTGA NNNNNNNNNNGGACGCTGGTTCCATTATTAATGCGCTCTGCTTCAGCCCCAATAGGTACTGGCTTTGCGCTGCAACTGAGTCTAGCATCAAGATTTGGGATTTGGAGAGCAAGAGTGTTGTTGTGGATCTCAAGGTGGATTTGAAGCAAGAGAGCGAGTTGGCTACTGAAGGGACTGCCCCAACCTCCGGCAAGAATAAG GTCATTTACTGCACCAGCCTCAACTGGAGTGCAGATGGAAGCACACTTTTCAGTGGATATACCGATGGTGTTGTCCGAGTTTGGGGCATTGGACGTTACTAG